From the genome of Anaerotignum faecicola:
CAGCCGCTTCTCCGTACGCAGCAGTACCGGTGCCGCTTCCCTTTACCGGTCTCTCCACGTAGTCATAAGAGGACTGTACAGCCACACAGGCCTCTGGAAACGCTCCATTCAGCGGAGATTCCATACTTTCCGTAATCATGCCGCCGGCGCAGGCCGTCTGAGCCGCCGCAGGCCATTTATCCACATCAGGGCCATCGACGGGGACTTTATCCACAGACGTCTCCAGAACCCCCAGCTTTTTCCAGTAAGACAACGCACGTGTTACATCTGATTCCGTGTGGTTAACGGCATCCGCGATCATGAAGACCGTCACCGCTTCCCCCTCATGGCGAAGCACAAAAAGATACTCCTTGATATACTCCCCATTGGCCGATGCCATATATGTATCAATAAACTCGTTGGTAGCCTACGAGTT
Proteins encoded in this window:
- a CDS encoding DNA replication protein DnaD, coding for MDTYMASANGEYIKEYLFVLRHEGEAVTVFMIADAVNHTESDVTRALSYWKKLGVLETSVDKVPVDGPDVDKWPAAAQTACAGGMITESMESPLNGAFPEACVAVQSSYDYVERPVKGSGTGTAAYGEAA